A single window of Oncorhynchus keta strain PuntledgeMale-10-30-2019 chromosome 34, Oket_V2, whole genome shotgun sequence DNA harbors:
- the LOC118367399 gene encoding apoptosis-associated speck-like protein containing a CARD: MSKTVGDILIGVLDDLEETDLKKFRRKLCDRKQEPKVRRGIVEKADPVDLVDILTRTFTEDGAVNVAIEVLAAINCQDVANELMEFKKSPGSCVTSGDRMESATGSTKMNQDKHFVDHHRTALIDRVNEVEPLLDRLLERGIITQNTYSDVKANRTTQSRMRELYDGPLKACGPKGKDIFLDILMELESFLISDLKGE, translated from the exons ATGTCGAAAACCGTTGGCGATATATTAATTGGAGTCCTGGATGACTTGGAAGAGACTGACTTGAAGAAGTTCAGACGTAAACTCTGTGACCGCAAGCAGGAGCCAAAAGTTCGCAGGGGCATTGTTGAGAAAGCGGACCCCGTGGACTTGGTAGACATTCTGACCCGTACCTTCACTGAAGATGGGGCTGTGAATGTGGCTATAGAGGTCTTGGCTGCAATTAACTGCCAAGATGTCGCAAATGAACTGATGGAATTCAAGAAAT CTCCGGGATCTTGCGTAACATCTGGTGATAGAATGGAAAGTGCAACTGGATCAACGAAGATGAACCAAG ATAAACACTTTGTGGACCATCACCGGACGGCCCTGATCGACAGAGTGAACGAGGTGGAACCCCTATTGGATAGACTCCTGGAGAGGGGAATCATCACCCAAAACACCTACAGTGACGTGAAGGCTAACAGAACCACCCAGAGCAGGATGAGGGAGCTCTACGATGGCCCTCTGAAAGCATGTGGGCCTAAAGGCAAAGATATATTCTTAGATATCCTGATGGAGCTGGAGTCATTCCTAATCAGTGACCTGAAGGGGGAATAA